Proteins encoded in a region of the Zea mays cultivar B73 chromosome 4, Zm-B73-REFERENCE-NAM-5.0, whole genome shotgun sequence genome:
- the LOC103653195 gene encoding uncharacterized protein isoform X3, which produces MKDGSSTRKQALLCSAVPSTPRGDGAVVADAPTAGSPRTDEVVAALQAEQLLEFRSRSGSEEEAPMTTTAAAAGWPVLNTEQQQAIITGVGGGRRKLVGSRAPTTCTYNECRGCRHRCSVQEVPIDASDPINSAYHYRCVCHL; this is translated from the exons ATGAAAGATGGCAGCAGCACACGGAAGCAGGCATTGTTGTGTAGCGCCGTGCCGTCTACTCCTCGTG GTGATGGTGCCGTAGTAGCTGATGCTCCAACAGCAGGCTCGCCGCGAACCGACGAAGTAGTAGCAGCCCTTCAGGCAGAGCAGCTGCTG GAATTTAGAAGCAGATCCGGCAGCGAAGAAGAAGCGCCGATGACGACGACTGCTGCAGCTGCTGGTTGGCCGGTGTTGAACACGGAGCAGCAGCAGGCTATTATTACCGGCGTCGGCGGCGGGAGGAGGAAGCTGGTCGGGTCCAGGGCTCCGACGACGTGCACCTACAACGAGTGCCGAGGCTGCCGGCACAGGTGCAGCGTCCAGGAGGTGCCCATCGACGCCAGCGACCCCATCAACAGCGCCTACCACTACAGATGCGTCTGCCATCTatag
- the LOC103653195 gene encoding uncharacterized protein isoform X2, whose amino-acid sequence MAAAHGSRHCCVAPCRLLLVVVLLVVTTGDGAVVADAPTAGSPRTDEVVAALQAEQLLEFRSRSGSEEEAPMTTTAAAAGWPVLNTEQQQAIITGVGGGRRKLVGSRAPTTCTYNECRGCRHRCSVQEVPIDASDPINSAYHYRCVCHL is encoded by the exons ATGGCAGCAGCACACGGAAGCAGGCATTGTTGTGTAGCGCCGTGCCGTCTACTCCTCGTGGTTGTACTACTAGTGGTGACGACTG GTGATGGTGCCGTAGTAGCTGATGCTCCAACAGCAGGCTCGCCGCGAACCGACGAAGTAGTAGCAGCCCTTCAGGCAGAGCAGCTGCTG GAATTTAGAAGCAGATCCGGCAGCGAAGAAGAAGCGCCGATGACGACGACTGCTGCAGCTGCTGGTTGGCCGGTGTTGAACACGGAGCAGCAGCAGGCTATTATTACCGGCGTCGGCGGCGGGAGGAGGAAGCTGGTCGGGTCCAGGGCTCCGACGACGTGCACCTACAACGAGTGCCGAGGCTGCCGGCACAGGTGCAGCGTCCAGGAGGTGCCCATCGACGCCAGCGACCCCATCAACAGCGCCTACCACTACAGATGCGTCTGCCATCTatag
- the LOC103653195 gene encoding uncharacterized protein isoform X1 encodes MAAAHGSRHCCVAPCRLLLVVVLLVVTTAGDGAVVADAPTAGSPRTDEVVAALQAEQLLEFRSRSGSEEEAPMTTTAAAAGWPVLNTEQQQAIITGVGGGRRKLVGSRAPTTCTYNECRGCRHRCSVQEVPIDASDPINSAYHYRCVCHL; translated from the exons ATGGCAGCAGCACACGGAAGCAGGCATTGTTGTGTAGCGCCGTGCCGTCTACTCCTCGTGGTTGTACTACTAGTGGTGACGACTG CAGGTGATGGTGCCGTAGTAGCTGATGCTCCAACAGCAGGCTCGCCGCGAACCGACGAAGTAGTAGCAGCCCTTCAGGCAGAGCAGCTGCTG GAATTTAGAAGCAGATCCGGCAGCGAAGAAGAAGCGCCGATGACGACGACTGCTGCAGCTGCTGGTTGGCCGGTGTTGAACACGGAGCAGCAGCAGGCTATTATTACCGGCGTCGGCGGCGGGAGGAGGAAGCTGGTCGGGTCCAGGGCTCCGACGACGTGCACCTACAACGAGTGCCGAGGCTGCCGGCACAGGTGCAGCGTCCAGGAGGTGCCCATCGACGCCAGCGACCCCATCAACAGCGCCTACCACTACAGATGCGTCTGCCATCTatag